The following are encoded in a window of Gopherus flavomarginatus isolate rGopFla2 chromosome 10, rGopFla2.mat.asm, whole genome shotgun sequence genomic DNA:
- the MARCHF7 gene encoding E3 ubiquitin-protein ligase MARCHF7 isoform X2, with product MESKPSRIPRKISVQPSSSSSLSARTLSGSRGSSLTNAYHTRESSLRLDSGCQESNLLHSSSRDWGIGERGEAHETPWKLTSSSPTRCSGTLDRPWSGRFLGSRSRLSTSASSPLSSTWYGESERTQGAHSRLHNQQRDSDSKRPKLSYTSTSSVRSNGLNTVSDSSWRYNQVPRSSSVVLSSLGTELVRERRELERRTDPSVSSLVDYSHRNGDFTSSAYLQDRPASSYAQGARPKDNSLSTLRLNTSMNRQLPSEHDSSLFSGVSGRSSSRSNYSTRETESSQRNIQPEFTHIAIRDEIPSTSSTERVASQRSLSEPPADTEGRRTTRQLLSRLASSMSSTFFSRRSSQDSLNARSSDSEDSCVVPRVQTSTQSSTNATARPEVPGIQTPETSQGFSFLRRRWGLSGVSQNHSSDSDAESYRQEPESRNTGSWLSSSLRNRCTPLFSRRRREGRDESARTSTSETPARSLHLFRRRESSEETPLEAQSSSPGAAANRPPTPAVSSNPTTTASTSDASHSRSSSGISGILPGSLFRFAVPPALGSSISDNVMITVDIIPSGWNQPDGEESDKSKILPSRDPERLQKIKESLLLEDTEEEEGDLCRICQMSSASSTNLLIEPCKCTGSLQYVHQECMKKWLQSKINSGSSLEAVTTCELCKEKLHLNLEDFDIHELYRAHANEQADYEFISSGLYLVVLLHLCEQRFSDMLGTASEASTRVRFINLARTLQAHMEDIETSEDDSEDSDAGRSFDTA from the exons ATGGAGTCTAAACCTTCAAGGATTCCTCGAAAGATATCAGTTCAACCCTCCAGTTCCTCCTCTTTAAGTGCCAGAACATTATCTGGAAGCAGAGGAAGCAGTTTAACCAATGCATATCATACAAGAGAATCTTCACTGAGACTGGATTCTGGATGTCAG GAATCCAATCTGTTGCATAGTTCCAGTAGAGACTGGGGAATTGGAGAAAGAGGAGAAGCTCATGAAACTCCTTGGAAGCTTACTAGTTCCTCTCCAACTCGCTGCTCGGGGACACTTGATCGTCCATGGTCTGGAAGATTTTTGGGAAGCAGAAGCAGATTG TCCACATCCGCCTCCTCTCCTCTTTCATCTACTTGGTATGGTGAATCCGAGAGAACTCAGGGAGCACACTCAAGACTACATAACCAGCAGCGGGATAGTGATTCAAAGAGACCTAAGCTTTCCTATACATCTACCTCTTCTGTGAGAAGTAATGGCTTAAATACAGTTTCAG ATTCCTCCTGGAGGTATAATCAAGTTCCTAGATCTTCGTCAGTGGTACTCAGTTCTCTGGGAACTGAGCTagtgagagagaggagagagctaGAAAGGAGAACAGATCCATCTGTTAGTAGTCTTGTGGATTATAGTCACAGGAATGGTGACTTTACATCTTCAGCAT ATCTTCAGGATAGACCTGCCTCTTCATATGCACAGGGAGCGAGACCAAAAGATAATTCATTGAGCACTTTGAGGCTGAATACGTCCATGAACCGCCAGTTGCCTTCTGAACATGACTCATCTTTATTCTCTGGAGTCTCTGGCAGGAGCTCTTCAAGATCTAACTATTCTACAAGGGAAACGGAATCTTCCCAAAGGAATATACAGCCAGAGTTTACCCACATTGCCATTAGAGATGAAATTCCCTCCACAAGCAGCACTGAAAGAGTTGCGTCTCAAAGGTCGCTTAGTGAGCCTCCAGCAGATACTGAAGGAAGGCGTACAACTAGACAATTACTATCTCGTTTAGCTTCAAGTATGTCATCTACATTTTTCTCACGGAGGTCTAGCCAAGACTCATTAAATGCAAGATCATCAGATTCTGAAGATTCATGTGTAGTCCCAAGAGTTCAAACTTCAACCCAATCTAGCACTAATGCAACTGCACGTCCTGAAGTTCCAGGCATTCAGACACCTGAAACTTCTCAGGGATTTAGCTTCCTTAGACGAAGATGGGGCTTATCAGgtgtttcacagaatcatagttCTGATTCAGATGCTGAAAGTTACAGACAAGAGCCTGAAAGTAGAAATACAGGATCCTGGTTATCGTCATCTCTAAGAAATAGATGTACACCTCTGTTCTCCAGAAGAAGGCGAGAAGGAAGAGATGAATCTGCAAGAACCTCTACCTCTGAAACACCTGCTAGATCACTGCACCTCTTTAGGAGAAGAGAGTCTAGCGAAGAGACTCCTCTTGAAGCACAGAGCAGCTCCCCTGGGGCTGCTGCCAACAGACCACCAACACCAGCAGTATCTAGCAATCCTACAACTACTGCTTCCACATCAGATGCATCTCACAGTAGAAGTAGTTCTGGAATATCAGGAATTCTTCCCGGCTCTTTATTTCGGTTTGCAGTGCCCCCAGCATTAGGGAGCAGCATATCTGACAATGTTATGATAACAGTAGATATTATTCCCTCCGGTTGGAATCAGCCTGATGGAGAAGAAAGTGACAAGTCTAAAATATTACCTTCAAGAGATCCTGAAAGACTCCAGAAAATTAAAGAGAG CCTCCTGTTAGAGGACACTGAAGAGGAGGAAGGTGATTTATGTAGAATCTGCCAGATGTCATCGGCATCTTCTACCAACCTCTTAATAGAGCCATGCAAATGCACTGGAAGTCTGCAATATGTTCATCAGGAATGCATGAAAAAATGGCTGCAGTCCAAGATTAATTCTG GTTCTTCTTTGGAAGCAGTAACTACCTGTGAGCTGTGTAAAGAGAAGTTGCATCTTAATCTTGAGGATTTTGATATTCATGAACTCTATAGGGCACATGCAAATGAACAA GCAGACTATGAATTTATCAGCTCTGGTCTCTACCTTGTAGTGTTATTACACTTGTGTGAACAACGCTTTTCTGATATGCTGGGAACTGCAAGTGAGGCCAGCACACGTGTCAGG
- the MARCHF7 gene encoding E3 ubiquitin-protein ligase MARCHF7 isoform X5, with product MESKPSRIPRKISVQPSSSSSLSARTLSGSRGSSLTNAYHTRESSLRLDSGCQSTSASSPLSSTWYGESERTQGAHSRLHNQQRDSDSKRPKLSYTSTSSVRSNGLNTVSDSSWRYNQVPRSSSVVLSSLGTELVRERRELERRTDPSVSSLVDYSHRNGDFTSSAYLQDRPASSYAQGARPKDNSLSTLRLNTSMNRQLPSEHDSSLFSGVSGRSSSRSNYSTRETESSQRNIQPEFTHIAIRDEIPSTSSTERVASQRSLSEPPADTEGRRTTRQLLSRLASSMSSTFFSRRSSQDSLNARSSDSEDSCVVPRVQTSTQSSTNATARPEVPGIQTPETSQGFSFLRRRWGLSGVSQNHSSDSDAESYRQEPESRNTGSWLSSSLRNRCTPLFSRRRREGRDESARTSTSETPARSLHLFRRRESSEETPLEAQSSSPGAAANRPPTPAVSSNPTTTASTSDASHSRSSSGISGILPGSLFRFAVPPALGSSISDNVMITVDIIPSGWNQPDGEESDKSKILPSRDPERLQKIKESLLLEDTEEEEGDLCRICQMSSASSTNLLIEPCKCTGSLQYVHQECMKKWLQSKINSGSSLEAVTTCELCKEKLHLNLEDFDIHELYRAHANEQADYEFISSGLYLVVLLHLCEQRFSDMLGTASEASTRVRFINLARTLQAHMEDIETSEDDSEDSDAGRSFDTA from the exons ATGGAGTCTAAACCTTCAAGGATTCCTCGAAAGATATCAGTTCAACCCTCCAGTTCCTCCTCTTTAAGTGCCAGAACATTATCTGGAAGCAGAGGAAGCAGTTTAACCAATGCATATCATACAAGAGAATCTTCACTGAGACTGGATTCTGGATGTCAG TCCACATCCGCCTCCTCTCCTCTTTCATCTACTTGGTATGGTGAATCCGAGAGAACTCAGGGAGCACACTCAAGACTACATAACCAGCAGCGGGATAGTGATTCAAAGAGACCTAAGCTTTCCTATACATCTACCTCTTCTGTGAGAAGTAATGGCTTAAATACAGTTTCAG ATTCCTCCTGGAGGTATAATCAAGTTCCTAGATCTTCGTCAGTGGTACTCAGTTCTCTGGGAACTGAGCTagtgagagagaggagagagctaGAAAGGAGAACAGATCCATCTGTTAGTAGTCTTGTGGATTATAGTCACAGGAATGGTGACTTTACATCTTCAGCAT ATCTTCAGGATAGACCTGCCTCTTCATATGCACAGGGAGCGAGACCAAAAGATAATTCATTGAGCACTTTGAGGCTGAATACGTCCATGAACCGCCAGTTGCCTTCTGAACATGACTCATCTTTATTCTCTGGAGTCTCTGGCAGGAGCTCTTCAAGATCTAACTATTCTACAAGGGAAACGGAATCTTCCCAAAGGAATATACAGCCAGAGTTTACCCACATTGCCATTAGAGATGAAATTCCCTCCACAAGCAGCACTGAAAGAGTTGCGTCTCAAAGGTCGCTTAGTGAGCCTCCAGCAGATACTGAAGGAAGGCGTACAACTAGACAATTACTATCTCGTTTAGCTTCAAGTATGTCATCTACATTTTTCTCACGGAGGTCTAGCCAAGACTCATTAAATGCAAGATCATCAGATTCTGAAGATTCATGTGTAGTCCCAAGAGTTCAAACTTCAACCCAATCTAGCACTAATGCAACTGCACGTCCTGAAGTTCCAGGCATTCAGACACCTGAAACTTCTCAGGGATTTAGCTTCCTTAGACGAAGATGGGGCTTATCAGgtgtttcacagaatcatagttCTGATTCAGATGCTGAAAGTTACAGACAAGAGCCTGAAAGTAGAAATACAGGATCCTGGTTATCGTCATCTCTAAGAAATAGATGTACACCTCTGTTCTCCAGAAGAAGGCGAGAAGGAAGAGATGAATCTGCAAGAACCTCTACCTCTGAAACACCTGCTAGATCACTGCACCTCTTTAGGAGAAGAGAGTCTAGCGAAGAGACTCCTCTTGAAGCACAGAGCAGCTCCCCTGGGGCTGCTGCCAACAGACCACCAACACCAGCAGTATCTAGCAATCCTACAACTACTGCTTCCACATCAGATGCATCTCACAGTAGAAGTAGTTCTGGAATATCAGGAATTCTTCCCGGCTCTTTATTTCGGTTTGCAGTGCCCCCAGCATTAGGGAGCAGCATATCTGACAATGTTATGATAACAGTAGATATTATTCCCTCCGGTTGGAATCAGCCTGATGGAGAAGAAAGTGACAAGTCTAAAATATTACCTTCAAGAGATCCTGAAAGACTCCAGAAAATTAAAGAGAG CCTCCTGTTAGAGGACACTGAAGAGGAGGAAGGTGATTTATGTAGAATCTGCCAGATGTCATCGGCATCTTCTACCAACCTCTTAATAGAGCCATGCAAATGCACTGGAAGTCTGCAATATGTTCATCAGGAATGCATGAAAAAATGGCTGCAGTCCAAGATTAATTCTG GTTCTTCTTTGGAAGCAGTAACTACCTGTGAGCTGTGTAAAGAGAAGTTGCATCTTAATCTTGAGGATTTTGATATTCATGAACTCTATAGGGCACATGCAAATGAACAA GCAGACTATGAATTTATCAGCTCTGGTCTCTACCTTGTAGTGTTATTACACTTGTGTGAACAACGCTTTTCTGATATGCTGGGAACTGCAAGTGAGGCCAGCACACGTGTCAGG
- the MARCHF7 gene encoding E3 ubiquitin-protein ligase MARCHF7 isoform X1: protein MESKPSRIPRKISVQPSSSSSLSARTLSGSRGSSLTNAYHTRESSLRLDSGCQESNLLHSSSRDWGIGERGEAHETPWKLTSSSPTRCSGTLDRPWSGRFLGSRSRLSTSASSPLSSTWYGESERTQGAHSRLHNQQRDSDSKRPKLSYTSTSSVRSNGLNTVSDSSWRYNQVPRSSSVVLSSLGTELVRERRELERRTDPSVSSLVDYSHRNGDFTSSAYLQDRPASSYAQGARPKDNSLSTLRLNTSMNRQLPSEHDSSLFSGVSGRSSSRSNYSTRETESSQRNIQPEFTHIAIRDEIPSTSSTERVASQRSLSEPPADTEGRRTTRQLLSRLASSMSSTFFSRRSSQDSLNARSSDSEDSCVVPRVQTSTQSSTNATARPEVPGIQTPETSQGFSFLRRRWGLSGVSQNHSSDSDAESYRQEPESRNTGSWLSSSLRNRCTPLFSRRRREGRDESARTSTSETPARSLHLFRRRESSEETPLEAQSSSPGAAANRPPTPAVSSNPTTTASTSDASHSRSSSGISGILPGSLFRFAVPPALGSSISDNVMITVDIIPSGWNQPDGEESDKSKILPSRDPERLQKIKESLLLEDTEEEEGDLCRICQMSSASSTNLLIEPCKCTGSLQYVHQECMKKWLQSKINSGSSLEAVTTCELCKEKLHLNLEDFDIHELYRAHANEQADYEFISSGLYLVVLLHLCEQRFSDMLGTASEASTRVRLQRMIPKTVMLAEVLTLLNAARAKQKCCKDAELARKYHQYAFIFCSL from the exons ATGGAGTCTAAACCTTCAAGGATTCCTCGAAAGATATCAGTTCAACCCTCCAGTTCCTCCTCTTTAAGTGCCAGAACATTATCTGGAAGCAGAGGAAGCAGTTTAACCAATGCATATCATACAAGAGAATCTTCACTGAGACTGGATTCTGGATGTCAG GAATCCAATCTGTTGCATAGTTCCAGTAGAGACTGGGGAATTGGAGAAAGAGGAGAAGCTCATGAAACTCCTTGGAAGCTTACTAGTTCCTCTCCAACTCGCTGCTCGGGGACACTTGATCGTCCATGGTCTGGAAGATTTTTGGGAAGCAGAAGCAGATTG TCCACATCCGCCTCCTCTCCTCTTTCATCTACTTGGTATGGTGAATCCGAGAGAACTCAGGGAGCACACTCAAGACTACATAACCAGCAGCGGGATAGTGATTCAAAGAGACCTAAGCTTTCCTATACATCTACCTCTTCTGTGAGAAGTAATGGCTTAAATACAGTTTCAG ATTCCTCCTGGAGGTATAATCAAGTTCCTAGATCTTCGTCAGTGGTACTCAGTTCTCTGGGAACTGAGCTagtgagagagaggagagagctaGAAAGGAGAACAGATCCATCTGTTAGTAGTCTTGTGGATTATAGTCACAGGAATGGTGACTTTACATCTTCAGCAT ATCTTCAGGATAGACCTGCCTCTTCATATGCACAGGGAGCGAGACCAAAAGATAATTCATTGAGCACTTTGAGGCTGAATACGTCCATGAACCGCCAGTTGCCTTCTGAACATGACTCATCTTTATTCTCTGGAGTCTCTGGCAGGAGCTCTTCAAGATCTAACTATTCTACAAGGGAAACGGAATCTTCCCAAAGGAATATACAGCCAGAGTTTACCCACATTGCCATTAGAGATGAAATTCCCTCCACAAGCAGCACTGAAAGAGTTGCGTCTCAAAGGTCGCTTAGTGAGCCTCCAGCAGATACTGAAGGAAGGCGTACAACTAGACAATTACTATCTCGTTTAGCTTCAAGTATGTCATCTACATTTTTCTCACGGAGGTCTAGCCAAGACTCATTAAATGCAAGATCATCAGATTCTGAAGATTCATGTGTAGTCCCAAGAGTTCAAACTTCAACCCAATCTAGCACTAATGCAACTGCACGTCCTGAAGTTCCAGGCATTCAGACACCTGAAACTTCTCAGGGATTTAGCTTCCTTAGACGAAGATGGGGCTTATCAGgtgtttcacagaatcatagttCTGATTCAGATGCTGAAAGTTACAGACAAGAGCCTGAAAGTAGAAATACAGGATCCTGGTTATCGTCATCTCTAAGAAATAGATGTACACCTCTGTTCTCCAGAAGAAGGCGAGAAGGAAGAGATGAATCTGCAAGAACCTCTACCTCTGAAACACCTGCTAGATCACTGCACCTCTTTAGGAGAAGAGAGTCTAGCGAAGAGACTCCTCTTGAAGCACAGAGCAGCTCCCCTGGGGCTGCTGCCAACAGACCACCAACACCAGCAGTATCTAGCAATCCTACAACTACTGCTTCCACATCAGATGCATCTCACAGTAGAAGTAGTTCTGGAATATCAGGAATTCTTCCCGGCTCTTTATTTCGGTTTGCAGTGCCCCCAGCATTAGGGAGCAGCATATCTGACAATGTTATGATAACAGTAGATATTATTCCCTCCGGTTGGAATCAGCCTGATGGAGAAGAAAGTGACAAGTCTAAAATATTACCTTCAAGAGATCCTGAAAGACTCCAGAAAATTAAAGAGAG CCTCCTGTTAGAGGACACTGAAGAGGAGGAAGGTGATTTATGTAGAATCTGCCAGATGTCATCGGCATCTTCTACCAACCTCTTAATAGAGCCATGCAAATGCACTGGAAGTCTGCAATATGTTCATCAGGAATGCATGAAAAAATGGCTGCAGTCCAAGATTAATTCTG GTTCTTCTTTGGAAGCAGTAACTACCTGTGAGCTGTGTAAAGAGAAGTTGCATCTTAATCTTGAGGATTTTGATATTCATGAACTCTATAGGGCACATGCAAATGAACAA GCAGACTATGAATTTATCAGCTCTGGTCTCTACCTTGTAGTGTTATTACACTTGTGTGAACAACGCTTTTCTGATATGCTGGGAACTGCAAGTGAGGCCAGCACACGTGTCAGG
- the MARCHF7 gene encoding E3 ubiquitin-protein ligase MARCHF7 isoform X3, with the protein MESKPSRIPRKISVQPSSSSSLSARTLSGSRGSSLTNAYHTRESSLRLDSGCQESNLLHSSSRDWGIGERGEAHETPWKLTSSSPTRCSGTLDRPWSGRFLGSRSRLSTSASSPLSSTWYGESERTQGAHSRLHNQQRDSDSKRPKLSYTSTSSVRSNGLNTVSDSSWRYNQVPRSSSVVLSSLGTELVRERRELERRTDPSVSSLVDYSHRNGDFTSSAYLQDRPASSYAQGARPKDNSLSTLRLNTSMNRQLPSEHDSSLFSGVSGRSSSRSNYSTRETESSQRNIQPEFTHIAIRDEIPSTSSTERVASQRSLSEPPADTEGRRTTRQLLSRLASSMSSTFFSRRSSQDSLNARSSDSEDSCVVPRVQTSTQSSTNATARPEVPGIQTPETSQGFSFLRRRWGLSGVSQNHSSDSDAESYRQEPESRNTGSWLSSSLRNRCTPLFSRRRREGRDESARTSTSETPARSLHLFRRRESSEETPLEAQSSSPGAAANRPPTPAVSSNPTTTASTSDASHSRSSSGISGILPGSLFRFAVPPALGSSISDNVMITVDIIPSGWNQPDGEESDKSKILPSRDPERLQKIKESLLLEDTEEEEGDLCRICQMSSASSTNLLIEPCKCTGSLQYVHQECMKKWLQSKINSGSSLEAVTTCELCKEKLHLNLEDFDIHELYRAHANEQADYEFISSGLYLVVLLHLCEQRFSDMLGTASEASTRVRFINLARTLQAHMEDIENL; encoded by the exons ATGGAGTCTAAACCTTCAAGGATTCCTCGAAAGATATCAGTTCAACCCTCCAGTTCCTCCTCTTTAAGTGCCAGAACATTATCTGGAAGCAGAGGAAGCAGTTTAACCAATGCATATCATACAAGAGAATCTTCACTGAGACTGGATTCTGGATGTCAG GAATCCAATCTGTTGCATAGTTCCAGTAGAGACTGGGGAATTGGAGAAAGAGGAGAAGCTCATGAAACTCCTTGGAAGCTTACTAGTTCCTCTCCAACTCGCTGCTCGGGGACACTTGATCGTCCATGGTCTGGAAGATTTTTGGGAAGCAGAAGCAGATTG TCCACATCCGCCTCCTCTCCTCTTTCATCTACTTGGTATGGTGAATCCGAGAGAACTCAGGGAGCACACTCAAGACTACATAACCAGCAGCGGGATAGTGATTCAAAGAGACCTAAGCTTTCCTATACATCTACCTCTTCTGTGAGAAGTAATGGCTTAAATACAGTTTCAG ATTCCTCCTGGAGGTATAATCAAGTTCCTAGATCTTCGTCAGTGGTACTCAGTTCTCTGGGAACTGAGCTagtgagagagaggagagagctaGAAAGGAGAACAGATCCATCTGTTAGTAGTCTTGTGGATTATAGTCACAGGAATGGTGACTTTACATCTTCAGCAT ATCTTCAGGATAGACCTGCCTCTTCATATGCACAGGGAGCGAGACCAAAAGATAATTCATTGAGCACTTTGAGGCTGAATACGTCCATGAACCGCCAGTTGCCTTCTGAACATGACTCATCTTTATTCTCTGGAGTCTCTGGCAGGAGCTCTTCAAGATCTAACTATTCTACAAGGGAAACGGAATCTTCCCAAAGGAATATACAGCCAGAGTTTACCCACATTGCCATTAGAGATGAAATTCCCTCCACAAGCAGCACTGAAAGAGTTGCGTCTCAAAGGTCGCTTAGTGAGCCTCCAGCAGATACTGAAGGAAGGCGTACAACTAGACAATTACTATCTCGTTTAGCTTCAAGTATGTCATCTACATTTTTCTCACGGAGGTCTAGCCAAGACTCATTAAATGCAAGATCATCAGATTCTGAAGATTCATGTGTAGTCCCAAGAGTTCAAACTTCAACCCAATCTAGCACTAATGCAACTGCACGTCCTGAAGTTCCAGGCATTCAGACACCTGAAACTTCTCAGGGATTTAGCTTCCTTAGACGAAGATGGGGCTTATCAGgtgtttcacagaatcatagttCTGATTCAGATGCTGAAAGTTACAGACAAGAGCCTGAAAGTAGAAATACAGGATCCTGGTTATCGTCATCTCTAAGAAATAGATGTACACCTCTGTTCTCCAGAAGAAGGCGAGAAGGAAGAGATGAATCTGCAAGAACCTCTACCTCTGAAACACCTGCTAGATCACTGCACCTCTTTAGGAGAAGAGAGTCTAGCGAAGAGACTCCTCTTGAAGCACAGAGCAGCTCCCCTGGGGCTGCTGCCAACAGACCACCAACACCAGCAGTATCTAGCAATCCTACAACTACTGCTTCCACATCAGATGCATCTCACAGTAGAAGTAGTTCTGGAATATCAGGAATTCTTCCCGGCTCTTTATTTCGGTTTGCAGTGCCCCCAGCATTAGGGAGCAGCATATCTGACAATGTTATGATAACAGTAGATATTATTCCCTCCGGTTGGAATCAGCCTGATGGAGAAGAAAGTGACAAGTCTAAAATATTACCTTCAAGAGATCCTGAAAGACTCCAGAAAATTAAAGAGAG CCTCCTGTTAGAGGACACTGAAGAGGAGGAAGGTGATTTATGTAGAATCTGCCAGATGTCATCGGCATCTTCTACCAACCTCTTAATAGAGCCATGCAAATGCACTGGAAGTCTGCAATATGTTCATCAGGAATGCATGAAAAAATGGCTGCAGTCCAAGATTAATTCTG GTTCTTCTTTGGAAGCAGTAACTACCTGTGAGCTGTGTAAAGAGAAGTTGCATCTTAATCTTGAGGATTTTGATATTCATGAACTCTATAGGGCACATGCAAATGAACAA GCAGACTATGAATTTATCAGCTCTGGTCTCTACCTTGTAGTGTTATTACACTTGTGTGAACAACGCTTTTCTGATATGCTGGGAACTGCAAGTGAGGCCAGCACACGTGTCAGG
- the MARCHF7 gene encoding E3 ubiquitin-protein ligase MARCHF7 isoform X4: MESKPSRIPRKISVQPSSSSSLSARTLSGSRGSSLTNAYHTRESSLRLDSGCQSTSASSPLSSTWYGESERTQGAHSRLHNQQRDSDSKRPKLSYTSTSSVRSNGLNTVSDSSWRYNQVPRSSSVVLSSLGTELVRERRELERRTDPSVSSLVDYSHRNGDFTSSAYLQDRPASSYAQGARPKDNSLSTLRLNTSMNRQLPSEHDSSLFSGVSGRSSSRSNYSTRETESSQRNIQPEFTHIAIRDEIPSTSSTERVASQRSLSEPPADTEGRRTTRQLLSRLASSMSSTFFSRRSSQDSLNARSSDSEDSCVVPRVQTSTQSSTNATARPEVPGIQTPETSQGFSFLRRRWGLSGVSQNHSSDSDAESYRQEPESRNTGSWLSSSLRNRCTPLFSRRRREGRDESARTSTSETPARSLHLFRRRESSEETPLEAQSSSPGAAANRPPTPAVSSNPTTTASTSDASHSRSSSGISGILPGSLFRFAVPPALGSSISDNVMITVDIIPSGWNQPDGEESDKSKILPSRDPERLQKIKESLLLEDTEEEEGDLCRICQMSSASSTNLLIEPCKCTGSLQYVHQECMKKWLQSKINSGSSLEAVTTCELCKEKLHLNLEDFDIHELYRAHANEQADYEFISSGLYLVVLLHLCEQRFSDMLGTASEASTRVRLQRMIPKTVMLAEVLTLLNAARAKQKCCKDAELARKYHQYAFIFCSL; encoded by the exons ATGGAGTCTAAACCTTCAAGGATTCCTCGAAAGATATCAGTTCAACCCTCCAGTTCCTCCTCTTTAAGTGCCAGAACATTATCTGGAAGCAGAGGAAGCAGTTTAACCAATGCATATCATACAAGAGAATCTTCACTGAGACTGGATTCTGGATGTCAG TCCACATCCGCCTCCTCTCCTCTTTCATCTACTTGGTATGGTGAATCCGAGAGAACTCAGGGAGCACACTCAAGACTACATAACCAGCAGCGGGATAGTGATTCAAAGAGACCTAAGCTTTCCTATACATCTACCTCTTCTGTGAGAAGTAATGGCTTAAATACAGTTTCAG ATTCCTCCTGGAGGTATAATCAAGTTCCTAGATCTTCGTCAGTGGTACTCAGTTCTCTGGGAACTGAGCTagtgagagagaggagagagctaGAAAGGAGAACAGATCCATCTGTTAGTAGTCTTGTGGATTATAGTCACAGGAATGGTGACTTTACATCTTCAGCAT ATCTTCAGGATAGACCTGCCTCTTCATATGCACAGGGAGCGAGACCAAAAGATAATTCATTGAGCACTTTGAGGCTGAATACGTCCATGAACCGCCAGTTGCCTTCTGAACATGACTCATCTTTATTCTCTGGAGTCTCTGGCAGGAGCTCTTCAAGATCTAACTATTCTACAAGGGAAACGGAATCTTCCCAAAGGAATATACAGCCAGAGTTTACCCACATTGCCATTAGAGATGAAATTCCCTCCACAAGCAGCACTGAAAGAGTTGCGTCTCAAAGGTCGCTTAGTGAGCCTCCAGCAGATACTGAAGGAAGGCGTACAACTAGACAATTACTATCTCGTTTAGCTTCAAGTATGTCATCTACATTTTTCTCACGGAGGTCTAGCCAAGACTCATTAAATGCAAGATCATCAGATTCTGAAGATTCATGTGTAGTCCCAAGAGTTCAAACTTCAACCCAATCTAGCACTAATGCAACTGCACGTCCTGAAGTTCCAGGCATTCAGACACCTGAAACTTCTCAGGGATTTAGCTTCCTTAGACGAAGATGGGGCTTATCAGgtgtttcacagaatcatagttCTGATTCAGATGCTGAAAGTTACAGACAAGAGCCTGAAAGTAGAAATACAGGATCCTGGTTATCGTCATCTCTAAGAAATAGATGTACACCTCTGTTCTCCAGAAGAAGGCGAGAAGGAAGAGATGAATCTGCAAGAACCTCTACCTCTGAAACACCTGCTAGATCACTGCACCTCTTTAGGAGAAGAGAGTCTAGCGAAGAGACTCCTCTTGAAGCACAGAGCAGCTCCCCTGGGGCTGCTGCCAACAGACCACCAACACCAGCAGTATCTAGCAATCCTACAACTACTGCTTCCACATCAGATGCATCTCACAGTAGAAGTAGTTCTGGAATATCAGGAATTCTTCCCGGCTCTTTATTTCGGTTTGCAGTGCCCCCAGCATTAGGGAGCAGCATATCTGACAATGTTATGATAACAGTAGATATTATTCCCTCCGGTTGGAATCAGCCTGATGGAGAAGAAAGTGACAAGTCTAAAATATTACCTTCAAGAGATCCTGAAAGACTCCAGAAAATTAAAGAGAG CCTCCTGTTAGAGGACACTGAAGAGGAGGAAGGTGATTTATGTAGAATCTGCCAGATGTCATCGGCATCTTCTACCAACCTCTTAATAGAGCCATGCAAATGCACTGGAAGTCTGCAATATGTTCATCAGGAATGCATGAAAAAATGGCTGCAGTCCAAGATTAATTCTG GTTCTTCTTTGGAAGCAGTAACTACCTGTGAGCTGTGTAAAGAGAAGTTGCATCTTAATCTTGAGGATTTTGATATTCATGAACTCTATAGGGCACATGCAAATGAACAA GCAGACTATGAATTTATCAGCTCTGGTCTCTACCTTGTAGTGTTATTACACTTGTGTGAACAACGCTTTTCTGATATGCTGGGAACTGCAAGTGAGGCCAGCACACGTGTCAGG